From the genome of Ananas comosus cultivar F153 linkage group 18, ASM154086v1, whole genome shotgun sequence, one region includes:
- the LOC109723982 gene encoding putative SWI/SNF-related matrix-associated actin-dependent regulator of chromatin subfamily A member 3-like 1 isoform X2, whose protein sequence is MATSSSAAAAEDDGRGGCGKEEEEEEEEEPYLVGFVVANIVGLRYYTGRVSGRELVVLVREPLNPYDSNAIKVLNTRSAQVGHLERAAAKALAPLLDSRLLAAADALVPTIPPSRYLFRLPCQIHLFARPAAADLVRAAVSAAGLRLVDPSDPEFPLSAAAAVAEGGTRNVDEIFALVGKVDAAADPMEPPREVVVTELFEHQKIGLGFLVRRENSCELLLFWEAADSGGFRNVLTNHQTQDRPEPLRGGIFADDMGLGKTLTLLSLIAVNRKDGVFASSEENSGGRGKKMSSCGGRKQGLGKKAGNSRKRRNLDDGGRGENDEEGSLSSNATLVVCPPSVFSSWISQLEEHTKPGSLKVYMYHGERTRVKEELMKYDIVFTTYSTLSAEFNDSDSPMKEIEWFRVILDEAHVIKNFAAQQTKAVIALKAERRWVVTGTPIQNNSFDLFALMAFLKFQPFSIKSYWQSLVQRPLDQGSKSGLSRLQALLGAISLRRTKETQNGNESVVGLPPKIVETCFVELSSEERGCYDRMEEEAKNTVRGYIDADSVLRNYSTVLCIILRLRQICNDVSLCPLDIKSILPSDTLEDVSKNPELLKKLASLVKDGDDFDCPVCLCPPIKTVITCCAHLFCQSCILKTLKHLNARCPMCRHPLSKSDLFLAPESQSTLEDDLKSVSSNRPISSKVSTLLKLLFLSKKQDPSTKSVVFSQFRKMLVLLEEPLKAAGFNILRLDGSMTMKKRADVIREFARTDPDAPNVLLASLKAAGVGINLTAASRVYLFDPWWNPGAEEQAMDRVHRIGQQREVRVVRLVVKGSIEERIMELQEKKRRLASGAFGKKGAKEQNQMRVEDLCILMNLYGYGTTCTFSPKIVGPQPELIDTPLGCRWNTRLAFRDNVRTTDIEFYRDQLDQQLESQITWRPYTDSIRYAPTLLSSGVPGLAIEDHLSLLPHY, encoded by the exons ATGGCGACTTCTtcctccgcggcggcggcggaggacgatggccgcggcggctgcggcaaggaggaggaggaggaggaggaggaggagccgtACCTGGTGGGCTTCGTGGTCGCGAATATCGTGGGGCTCCGCTACTACACCGGGCGTGTGAGCGGGCGCGAGCTCGTCGTCCTCGTCCGCGAGCCCCTCAACCCCTACGACTCCAACGCCATCAAGGTCCTCAACACCCGCTCCGCCCAGGTCGGCCACCTCGAGCGCGCCGCCGCCAAGGCCCTCGCCCCGCTCCTCGACTCCCgcctcctcgccgccgccgacgccctcGTCCCCACAATCCCCCCCAGCCGTTACCTCTTCCGCCTCCCCTGCCAGATCCACCTCTTCGcccgccccgccgccgccgacctcgTCCGCGCCGCCGTCTCCGCCGCCGGACTCCGGCTCGTCGACCCCTCCGACCCCGAGTTCccgctctccgccgccgccgccgtcgccgaggGCGGGACCCGGAACGTTGATGAGATCTTCGCCCTGGTCGGGAAGGTCGATGCGGCGGCCGATCCGATGGAGCCGCCGAGGGAGGTGGTCGTTACGGAGCTGTTCGAGCACCAGAAGATAGGGTTAGGGTTCTTGGTCCGGCGGGAGAATTCCTGCGAACTGCTGCTGTTCTGGGAGGCGGCGGATAGCGGGGGATTCAGGAATGTGCTCACCAACCACCAGACCCAGGACCGGCCTGAGCCGCTGCGGGGCGGGATCTTCGCGGACGACATGGGCTTGGGCAAAACTCTAACCTTGCTCTCTTTAATCGCCGTGAATCGAAAAGATGGAGTTTTCGCTTCTTCAGAGGAGAATTCGGGTGGCAGAGGCAAAAAGATGAGCTCTTGCGGTGGTCGGAAGCAGGGATTGGGTAAAAAGGCCGGGAATTCTCGGAAAAGGCGGAATCTTGATGATGGTGGCCGTGGAGAGAACGATGAGGAGGGTTCTTTAAGCTCGAACGCGACATTGGTCGTGTGCCCGCCTTCGGTGTTCTCTTCTTGGATAAGCCAACTGGAAGAGCATACGAAGCCTGGTAGTTTGAAGGTGTACATGTATCACGGAGAAAGAACCAGGGTGAAGGAGGAGCTTATGAAGTACGACATTGTGTTCACGACGTATAGTACGTTATCTGCGGAATTTAATGACTCTGATTCCCCGATGAAGGAGATAGAATGGTTTAGGGTAATTCTTGATGAGGCCCATGTGATCAAGAATTTTGCAGCTCAGCAGACGAAAGCTGTTATCGCATTGAAGGCTGAGAGGAGGTGGGTAGTCACGGGAACGCCCATTCAGAACAACTCCTTCGATCTGTTCGCGCTCATGGCTTTTCTGAAGTTTCAGCCGTTCTCGATCAAGAGCTATTGGCAGAGCCTGGTGCAGCGCCCGTTAGATCAAGGAAGTAAGAGCGGGTTGTCGCGCTTACAA GCCTTGCTTGGAGCTATCTCATTGCGAAGAACAAAAGAGACGCAGAATGGTAACGAGAGTGTGGTTGGATTGCCGCCTAAAATTGTTGAAACATGTTTTGTTGAGCTTTCTTCTGAGGAACGTGGCTGTTATGATCGAATGGAGGAGGAAGCAAAAAACACAGTGAGGGGGTACATCGATGCAGACTCTGTATTGCGCAATTACTCGACTGTACTTTGTATCATATTGCGGCTTCGCCAAATCTGTAATGATGTTTCATTGTGTCCTTTGGACATTAAATCCATACTTCCATCGGATACTCTTGAAG ATGTGTCTAAGAATCCAGAGTTGCTGAAGAAGCTTGCCTCGCTGGTCAAAGACGGAGACGACTTTGACTGCCCCGTCTGCCTCTGCCCGCCGATCAAAACTGTTATAACATGTTGTGCTCACTTATTCTGCCAATCCTGCATACTTAAGACTCTCAAGCACTTAAACGCTCGTTGCCCCATGTGTCGTCACCCCTTATCAAAATCTGACCTCTTTCTCGCCCCAGAATCCCAATCTACCTTGGAAGACGACTTGAAATCTGTCTCTTCCAACCGACCAATCTCATCGAAAGTTTCTACCTTGTTGAAACTTCTTTTTTTGTCAAAGAAACAAGACCCCTCAACGAAGTCCGTCGTTTTCTCTCAATTCAGAAAGATGCTAGTCTTGCTCGAGGAGCCTCTTAAAGCTGCAGGGTTTAATATCTTGCGGTTAGATGGGTCGATGACCATGAAGAAGAGAGCAGATGTTATCAGAGAGTTCGCGCGAACCGATCCCGATGCACCGAATGTGTTACTGGCGAGCCTCAAGGCCGCAGGTGTGGGAATAAACCTCACAGCGGCGTCGAGAGTGTATTTATTTGATCCGTGGTGGAACCCAGGGGCTGAGGAGCAGGCAATGGATCGGGTGCACCGAATCGGACAGCAGCGGGAAGTGAGGGTAGTAAGATTGGTAGTGAAAGGTAGCATCGAGGAGAGGATAATGGAGTTGCAGGAGAAAAAGAGGAGACTAGCAAGCGGAGCATTCGGGAAGAAGGGGGCAAAGGAACAAAATCAGATGCGTGTTGAAGACCTTTGCATCCTGATGAACCT ATATGGGTATGGGACGACCTGTACATTCTCCCCTAAGATAGTAGGACCGCAGCCTGAGCTTATCGACACACCACTAGGGTGTAG GTGGAATACCAGACTGGCTTTTCGGGACAATGTCAGGACTACTGACATTGAGTTTTATCGTGATCAGCTTGATCAGCAGCTAGAGTCTCAG ATTACATGGAGGCCTTATACAGACAGTATTAGATACGCTCCCACCCTTTTGTCTAGCGGGGTCCCAGGTTTGGCGATCGAGGACCACCTTAGTCTGCTTCCACATTATTGA
- the LOC109723982 gene encoding putative SWI/SNF-related matrix-associated actin-dependent regulator of chromatin subfamily A member 3-like 1 isoform X3: MATSSSAAAAEDDGRGGCGKEEEEEEEEEPYLVGFVVANIVGLRYYTGRVSGRELVVLVREPLNPYDSNAIKVLNTRSAQVGHLERAAAKALAPLLDSRLLAAADALVPTIPPSRYLFRLPCQIHLFARPAAADLVRAAVSAAGLRLVDPSDPEFPLSAAAAVAEGGTRNVDEIFALVGKVDAAADPMEPPREVVVTELFEHQKIGLGFLVRRENSCELLLFWEAADSGGFRNVLTNHQTQDRPEPLRGGIFADDMGLGKTLTLLSLIAVNRKDGVFASSEENSGGRGKKMSSCGGRKQGLGKKAGNSRKRRNLDDGGRGENDEEGSLSSNATLVVCPPSVFSSWISQLEEHTKPGSLKVYMYHGERTRVKEELMKYDIVFTTYSTLSAEFNDSDSPMKEIEWFRVILDEAHVIKNFAAQQTKAVIALKAERRWVVTGTPIQNNSFDLFALMAFLKFQPFSIKSYWQSLVQRPLDQGSKSGLSRLQALLGAISLRRTKETQNGNESVVGLPPKIVETCFVELSSEERGCYDRMEEEAKNTVRGYIDADSVLRNYSTVLCIILRLRQICNDVSLCPLDIKSILPSDTLEDVSKNPELLKKLASLVKDGDDFDCPVCLCPPIKTVITCCAHLFCQSCILKTLKHLNARCPMCRHPLSKSDLFLAPESQSTLEDDLKSVSSNRPISSKVSTLLKLLFLSKKQDPSTKSVVFSQFRKMLVLLEEPLKAAGFNILRLDGSMTMKKRADVIREFARTDPDAPNVLLASLKAAGVGINLTAASRVYLFDPWWNPGAEEQAMDRVHRIGQQREVRVVRLVVKGSIEERIMELQEKKRRLASGAFGKKGAKEQNQMRVEDLCILMNLWNTRLAFRDNVRTTDIEFYRDQLDQQLESQITWRPYTDSIRYAPTLLSSGVPGLAIEDHLSLLPHY, translated from the exons ATGGCGACTTCTtcctccgcggcggcggcggaggacgatggccgcggcggctgcggcaaggaggaggaggaggaggaggaggaggagccgtACCTGGTGGGCTTCGTGGTCGCGAATATCGTGGGGCTCCGCTACTACACCGGGCGTGTGAGCGGGCGCGAGCTCGTCGTCCTCGTCCGCGAGCCCCTCAACCCCTACGACTCCAACGCCATCAAGGTCCTCAACACCCGCTCCGCCCAGGTCGGCCACCTCGAGCGCGCCGCCGCCAAGGCCCTCGCCCCGCTCCTCGACTCCCgcctcctcgccgccgccgacgccctcGTCCCCACAATCCCCCCCAGCCGTTACCTCTTCCGCCTCCCCTGCCAGATCCACCTCTTCGcccgccccgccgccgccgacctcgTCCGCGCCGCCGTCTCCGCCGCCGGACTCCGGCTCGTCGACCCCTCCGACCCCGAGTTCccgctctccgccgccgccgccgtcgccgaggGCGGGACCCGGAACGTTGATGAGATCTTCGCCCTGGTCGGGAAGGTCGATGCGGCGGCCGATCCGATGGAGCCGCCGAGGGAGGTGGTCGTTACGGAGCTGTTCGAGCACCAGAAGATAGGGTTAGGGTTCTTGGTCCGGCGGGAGAATTCCTGCGAACTGCTGCTGTTCTGGGAGGCGGCGGATAGCGGGGGATTCAGGAATGTGCTCACCAACCACCAGACCCAGGACCGGCCTGAGCCGCTGCGGGGCGGGATCTTCGCGGACGACATGGGCTTGGGCAAAACTCTAACCTTGCTCTCTTTAATCGCCGTGAATCGAAAAGATGGAGTTTTCGCTTCTTCAGAGGAGAATTCGGGTGGCAGAGGCAAAAAGATGAGCTCTTGCGGTGGTCGGAAGCAGGGATTGGGTAAAAAGGCCGGGAATTCTCGGAAAAGGCGGAATCTTGATGATGGTGGCCGTGGAGAGAACGATGAGGAGGGTTCTTTAAGCTCGAACGCGACATTGGTCGTGTGCCCGCCTTCGGTGTTCTCTTCTTGGATAAGCCAACTGGAAGAGCATACGAAGCCTGGTAGTTTGAAGGTGTACATGTATCACGGAGAAAGAACCAGGGTGAAGGAGGAGCTTATGAAGTACGACATTGTGTTCACGACGTATAGTACGTTATCTGCGGAATTTAATGACTCTGATTCCCCGATGAAGGAGATAGAATGGTTTAGGGTAATTCTTGATGAGGCCCATGTGATCAAGAATTTTGCAGCTCAGCAGACGAAAGCTGTTATCGCATTGAAGGCTGAGAGGAGGTGGGTAGTCACGGGAACGCCCATTCAGAACAACTCCTTCGATCTGTTCGCGCTCATGGCTTTTCTGAAGTTTCAGCCGTTCTCGATCAAGAGCTATTGGCAGAGCCTGGTGCAGCGCCCGTTAGATCAAGGAAGTAAGAGCGGGTTGTCGCGCTTACAA GCCTTGCTTGGAGCTATCTCATTGCGAAGAACAAAAGAGACGCAGAATGGTAACGAGAGTGTGGTTGGATTGCCGCCTAAAATTGTTGAAACATGTTTTGTTGAGCTTTCTTCTGAGGAACGTGGCTGTTATGATCGAATGGAGGAGGAAGCAAAAAACACAGTGAGGGGGTACATCGATGCAGACTCTGTATTGCGCAATTACTCGACTGTACTTTGTATCATATTGCGGCTTCGCCAAATCTGTAATGATGTTTCATTGTGTCCTTTGGACATTAAATCCATACTTCCATCGGATACTCTTGAAG ATGTGTCTAAGAATCCAGAGTTGCTGAAGAAGCTTGCCTCGCTGGTCAAAGACGGAGACGACTTTGACTGCCCCGTCTGCCTCTGCCCGCCGATCAAAACTGTTATAACATGTTGTGCTCACTTATTCTGCCAATCCTGCATACTTAAGACTCTCAAGCACTTAAACGCTCGTTGCCCCATGTGTCGTCACCCCTTATCAAAATCTGACCTCTTTCTCGCCCCAGAATCCCAATCTACCTTGGAAGACGACTTGAAATCTGTCTCTTCCAACCGACCAATCTCATCGAAAGTTTCTACCTTGTTGAAACTTCTTTTTTTGTCAAAGAAACAAGACCCCTCAACGAAGTCCGTCGTTTTCTCTCAATTCAGAAAGATGCTAGTCTTGCTCGAGGAGCCTCTTAAAGCTGCAGGGTTTAATATCTTGCGGTTAGATGGGTCGATGACCATGAAGAAGAGAGCAGATGTTATCAGAGAGTTCGCGCGAACCGATCCCGATGCACCGAATGTGTTACTGGCGAGCCTCAAGGCCGCAGGTGTGGGAATAAACCTCACAGCGGCGTCGAGAGTGTATTTATTTGATCCGTGGTGGAACCCAGGGGCTGAGGAGCAGGCAATGGATCGGGTGCACCGAATCGGACAGCAGCGGGAAGTGAGGGTAGTAAGATTGGTAGTGAAAGGTAGCATCGAGGAGAGGATAATGGAGTTGCAGGAGAAAAAGAGGAGACTAGCAAGCGGAGCATTCGGGAAGAAGGGGGCAAAGGAACAAAATCAGATGCGTGTTGAAGACCTTTGCATCCTGATGAACCT GTGGAATACCAGACTGGCTTTTCGGGACAATGTCAGGACTACTGACATTGAGTTTTATCGTGATCAGCTTGATCAGCAGCTAGAGTCTCAG ATTACATGGAGGCCTTATACAGACAGTATTAGATACGCTCCCACCCTTTTGTCTAGCGGGGTCCCAGGTTTGGCGATCGAGGACCACCTTAGTCTGCTTCCACATTATTGA